In Acidianus brierleyi, one genomic interval encodes:
- a CDS encoding ABC transporter permease subunit codes for MKYGLLFFSILSLLIGIVLSYISTITVFYQDISYGNGSIAYPPQNWRYQYWSVLSKGFPNSTIFLPNKEINITGVHDIYLNKSSFYVFSVYGYIQPYAILSILGLFLIFIGTAFGFRSSILLMQERVLGELSKGYAVEGSLSRYILKRFSSLVISISIVSVVVYFLEIIQGINPVKDIIDLLTFNEGLSKLGISVDSLLLTSLSYTSLLSGIAFSLTVYLSAFLVMRSIGSSGFLLTLIQKWKYIGNALASWVIGIALLYTFHYYLGILPIGSPKGHLIFYIILPLLSLFFPYIGIFANRIIYTVGSTSDINKAKGLSKDIIVYRHVVGNLMVVTLSTISSAFIEMLIAEFLIEAIFFWPGLGYLLRFSVDSGDIRVVEGILLIYSTIVLISNFIADVIYGIVDPRVRR; via the coding sequence ATGAAATACGGTCTTCTATTTTTTTCTATTTTATCATTATTAATAGGTATTGTTCTATCATATATTTCTACGATAACTGTATTTTATCAAGATATAAGTTATGGCAATGGTAGCATTGCCTATCCTCCGCAAAACTGGAGATATCAATATTGGTCAGTTCTAAGTAAAGGATTTCCAAATTCTACTATATTTCTTCCTAATAAGGAAATAAACATCACTGGAGTACATGACATTTATTTAAATAAGTCAAGTTTTTATGTATTTTCAGTGTATGGATATATTCAACCATATGCTATTTTGTCAATTCTAGGATTATTTCTAATATTTATAGGTACAGCTTTTGGGTTCAGAAGCTCTATTCTTTTAATGCAAGAAAGAGTATTAGGCGAACTTTCTAAAGGTTATGCAGTTGAAGGGTCCCTATCACGCTATATCTTGAAAAGATTTTCAAGCCTTGTAATATCTATATCTATAGTTTCAGTAGTGGTTTATTTTTTAGAGATTATTCAAGGAATAAATCCTGTTAAGGATATTATAGACCTATTAACATTTAATGAGGGATTAAGTAAACTTGGAATAAGCGTAGATTCTTTGCTTCTTACCTCACTTTCTTATACAAGTCTTTTAAGCGGAATAGCGTTTTCCTTAACTGTTTATTTAAGCGCTTTTCTAGTAATGAGATCTATTGGCAGTAGCGGATTTTTACTAACTTTAATACAAAAATGGAAATATATTGGAAACGCTTTAGCGTCGTGGGTTATTGGCATAGCGTTACTCTATACCTTTCATTATTATCTTGGAATTTTACCTATAGGATCTCCGAAGGGTCATCTAATTTTTTATATAATACTTCCTTTATTATCACTATTCTTTCCTTATATCGGAATATTTGCTAATAGAATAATATATACAGTTGGTTCTACTTCAGATATCAACAAAGCAAAAGGTTTAAGTAAGGACATAATAGTCTATCGTCACGTTGTAGGGAATCTTATGGTAGTAACTTTGTCTACAATATCCTCGGCTTTTATAGAAATGTTGATAGCAGAGTTTTTAATTGAAGCTATATTTTTTTGGCCTGGTTTAGGATACCTATTAAGATTTAGCGTGGATTCTGGAGATATTAGAGTAGTTGAAGGAATCTTATTAATATACTCGACTATAGTTCTTATTTCAAATTTCATTGCAGACGTTATTTACGGAATAGTTGATCCAAGGGTGAGAAGATGA
- a CDS encoding tetratricopeptide repeat protein, translated as MKRNTLDEAKFLYDKFKKSGNVEYLDSSIKILNSLKKDLNSLNLLGLCYLDKEDPDKALEYFDQAYKLAKDDESKGVILFNKALCFFKKKNYVETYEILKQVVSLRTSVRAHANRLLAKVCIVRGGKYLNEARSILESYDEPNEDLALVYILLSRSGEKDLYKKAIDIAKVLKNDKLLAEALLSSDEISDLEESLEIFRKIGDVSGEAKALFALSSKKPELIYEAIQKLEESGKGESAETLQLLFEMYKRTNILDFLKRAIEIAKKIDNKLFLARAYAELSLHENEIENLRKAVKYYEKYIESWQNK; from the coding sequence GTGAAAAGGAATACTTTAGACGAGGCAAAGTTCCTTTATGACAAGTTTAAAAAATCTGGTAATGTAGAATATTTGGATTCTTCAATTAAAATTTTAAATTCTTTAAAAAAGGATCTTAACAGTCTTAATCTATTAGGTTTATGTTATCTTGATAAAGAAGATCCAGATAAAGCATTAGAATACTTTGATCAAGCTTACAAGTTAGCTAAAGACGATGAAAGCAAAGGAGTAATATTATTCAATAAAGCTCTATGCTTCTTTAAAAAGAAAAATTATGTAGAAACGTACGAAATCTTGAAGCAAGTAGTATCTTTAAGAACTTCTGTAAGAGCTCATGCTAATAGATTATTAGCTAAAGTATGCATAGTTAGAGGAGGTAAATATCTAAATGAGGCTAGAAGTATTCTTGAAAGTTATGATGAGCCTAACGAAGATTTAGCATTAGTCTATATTTTGCTTTCAAGAAGCGGGGAAAAAGATCTTTATAAAAAGGCTATTGACATAGCCAAGGTCTTAAAAAACGATAAATTATTAGCTGAGGCTCTCTTATCTTCAGACGAGATATCTGATCTAGAGGAATCTTTGGAAATATTTAGGAAAATTGGAGATGTAAGCGGAGAAGCTAAGGCTCTCTTTGCACTCTCTTCTAAAAAGCCTGAGCTTATTTATGAGGCTATACAAAAATTGGAAGAAAGTGGAAAAGGAGAAAGCGCTGAAACTTTACAGCTTTTATTTGAAATGTATAAGAGAACAAATATTTTAGATTTTCTTAAAAGAGCTATAGAAATTGCTAAAAAGATTGATAATAAACTATTTTTAGCTAGAGCATACGCTGAGCTATCATTGCATGAGAATGAAATAGAGAATTTAAGAAAGGCTGTAAAATATTACGAGAAATATATAGAGAGCTGGCAAAACAAATAA
- a CDS encoding peptide ABC transporter permease codes for MKVSVIILVFIILFSLFFSFYKLPQGSPLTSPNLEFPLGTYINGQNMINVNAIAIINTFIFGTVVGIIEILLAATYGVFSTIGSRTRVIMVRFLDALTIIPRIPFLLAIALFYGIPEGTFLRANFFLTAIIIALTGWSNYARQISENLYFSTSMPLLSRIVGKLSFRLSISQYWPSLSSLTKKFFIPAIIDGISTYTAMGVIAGVGDPSYPTLTTLLNTSRLLPDWWLFLIPAVFRGIVIVILYIISDSLR; via the coding sequence ATGAAAGTATCTGTCATAATTTTAGTTTTTATAATACTATTTTCCTTATTTTTTTCCTTCTACAAACTTCCGCAAGGTTCACCATTGACTTCTCCAAATCTAGAATTTCCTCTTGGAACGTATATTAATGGACAAAATATGATAAATGTAAATGCAATAGCAATTATTAACACTTTCATTTTTGGAACAGTAGTAGGCATTATAGAAATATTATTAGCTGCTACATATGGTGTTTTTTCCACTATAGGTAGTAGAACTAGAGTTATAATGGTTAGGTTCTTGGACGCATTGACAATAATTCCTAGAATACCTTTTCTTTTAGCTATAGCTTTATTTTATGGAATTCCAGAAGGGACATTTTTGAGAGCTAATTTTTTCTTAACTGCGATTATAATTGCTCTTACTGGATGGTCCAATTATGCAAGGCAAATAAGTGAAAATCTTTATTTTTCTACATCAATGCCTCTTTTATCAAGAATTGTAGGTAAGCTTTCATTTAGGTTATCTATTTCCCAATATTGGCCATCATTGTCATCTTTAACTAAGAAATTTTTTATTCCAGCTATTATAGACGGAATATCTACATATACTGCAATGGGTGTTATAGCAGGAGTAGGGGATCCTAGTTATCCTACTTTAACCACTCTACTTAATACTTCCAGATTATTACCAGACTGGTGGCTATTCCTTATTCCAGCTGTATTTAGGGGGATAGTAATAGTCATTCTTTATATTATTTCAGATTCTTTAAGGTGA
- a CDS encoding SRPBCC family protein, with product MIEFRVSREIKNPEAVWKVASDVVSIPKYWKGISRLDVQKVGDHYEGKVRFAFPSTSYVRIFVDDDNKIMKIEFTKGIIKGFNEVGVKESEIYSFWKVSESIILKPFEKRNFEHFKLGAEHALERIIESVNV from the coding sequence ATGATCGAATTTAGAGTTTCAAGAGAAATAAAGAATCCTGAAGCAGTATGGAAAGTAGCAAGCGATGTTGTTTCAATTCCTAAGTATTGGAAGGGAATATCAAGGTTAGATGTTCAAAAGGTTGGAGATCATTATGAAGGCAAGGTTAGGTTTGCCTTTCCTTCAACTTCCTATGTACGTATTTTTGTAGATGATGATAATAAGATCATGAAAATAGAATTTACTAAAGGTATAATAAAAGGTTTTAATGAGGTAGGAGTTAAGGAAAGTGAAATTTACTCTTTTTGGAAAGTTTCAGAATCAATCATTTTAAAACCTTTTGAAAAAAGAAATTTCGAGCACTTTAAATTAGGTGCCGAACATGCATTGGAAAGAATAATAGAGTCTGTTAATGTTTAA
- a CDS encoding M28 family peptidase, which produces MDIGFAEDLMKLGEAIHGGNIEKKILEIIEGNLDNFRKNVVRTKFWKIEREDVYVNNKRIEASLLPYTSGCIKGKIGREITIIDMPSHPFSLSQPETEGLLVVDNKLRRISLSKNKPVSFFIKNKMEGYVEICGEGKLEDATSYNLETIRKDGNDFIVIGAHVDHWLSGFHDNLFSIALALSLRPNLKNHGFKLVFFSSEEGPKCCTGSLQQPKDKTFVMISLDALFPNRVVFSATPDLWEFSKFFRLKRIEMPSPFSDHFPYVAEGYPGMVLYNDDLIPFYHSDQDLPIKEDLSYFNYMKTSLERMIESIDEKNSEYLDNQFYKYSKTKIRKGSIIPDYRNLTSRFKI; this is translated from the coding sequence ATGGATATTGGTTTTGCAGAAGATCTCATGAAACTTGGAGAGGCAATACATGGAGGGAATATTGAGAAGAAAATCTTGGAAATAATTGAAGGAAACCTTGATAATTTCAGAAAAAATGTTGTTAGGACTAAATTCTGGAAAATAGAAAGGGAAGACGTATATGTAAATAACAAGAGAATTGAAGCCAGCCTCCTTCCTTATACGTCTGGATGTATTAAAGGTAAAATTGGAAGAGAAATAACTATAATAGATATGCCTTCTCATCCTTTTAGTTTGTCTCAGCCAGAAACAGAAGGATTATTAGTAGTAGATAATAAATTGCGACGCATTTCCTTATCTAAGAATAAGCCCGTTTCTTTCTTTATAAAGAATAAAATGGAAGGATATGTCGAAATATGCGGTGAAGGTAAGCTAGAAGACGCCACTTCGTATAATTTGGAAACTATAAGGAAAGATGGTAATGATTTTATCGTGATAGGAGCTCATGTAGATCATTGGCTTTCAGGCTTTCATGACAATCTCTTTAGTATAGCGTTAGCATTATCCTTAAGACCTAATCTAAAGAATCATGGATTTAAATTAGTTTTCTTCTCATCTGAGGAAGGTCCTAAGTGTTGTACTGGATCATTACAACAACCTAAGGATAAAACTTTTGTAATGATTTCGCTTGATGCTCTTTTTCCAAATAGAGTAGTTTTTTCTGCTACACCAGACTTATGGGAATTTTCTAAATTTTTTAGACTAAAAAGAATAGAAATGCCTTCTCCATTTTCAGATCATTTTCCGTATGTCGCCGAAGGGTACCCTGGAATGGTACTTTATAATGATGATTTAATACCTTTTTATCATTCTGATCAAGATCTTCCAATAAAAGAGGATCTTTCATACTTTAACTATATGAAAACTAGTTTAGAAAGAATGATTGAATCTATTGATGAGAAGAATTCAGAATATTTAGATAATCAATTCTATAAATATTCAAAAACAAAAATAAGAAAAGGTTCTATTATACCTGATTACAGGAATTTGACGTCAAGATTTAAAATCTAG
- a CDS encoding plasma-membrane proton-efflux P-type ATPase has product MTDYEKASIEDILKELSTSKNGLSEEEAKNRLQTYGYNEIKEKKESPVIKFLKKFWAPVPWMLEAAIVLTYVLGKYLDMYIIAFLLVFNAIVSFVQENRAENAVELLKQKLNVKARVLRNGKWEVIPARYLVPGDVIHVRLGDIVPADVKIFDGKVSVDQSALTGESMPVSKTVGNVAYSGSIIKRGEATGVVILTGAKTYFGKTTELVQSAKAESHLEKLILNIVKYLIIIDVVLVIALTVFSIISGISISDVLPFSLIVLIASIPVALPATFTIAMALGAVELSKKGILVTRLTASEDAASMDVLNLDKTGTITENRMRVGDPIPMQGFSKDEVVKYAYMASDEASQDPIDNAVITCLRENKINPENFEKISFKPFDPSIKRTEAIVNYNGKILRVVKGAPQVIASMAELNNIGDYNKTLEDLSSRGFRTISVAIGDKEGKLKVVGILPLYDRPRPDSKSFIQEIKALGVKPKMVTGDTKLIAKEIAKEVDIGDTICNINDIKEIPDEHEKVKKIEECNVFSEVYPEDKYFIVKTLQKAGHYVGMTGDGVNDAPALKQAEVGIAVANATDVAKASASMVLTHEGLTDIVESIKTGRKIYQRMLTYTINKIIKTLQVVLFLTLSFFIVRFFVTTPFDIILLLFANDFVTMSIATDNVRYSQHPERWSAKKLIIASLILAFLVVVESFFALWVSLYQGLSINEIHTFIFDMLVFSGQFTVYMVRERRSMWASMPSKFLLTSSIADIIFITLISLLGIFVTPLPLFYILEVLAITFLFTVGIDLIKNISFKTVGI; this is encoded by the coding sequence ATGACTGATTATGAAAAGGCTTCTATAGAGGATATATTGAAAGAACTATCCACGTCAAAAAATGGGCTATCTGAGGAAGAAGCTAAAAACAGGTTACAGACTTACGGTTACAATGAAATAAAAGAGAAAAAAGAAAGTCCAGTAATAAAATTTCTTAAGAAATTTTGGGCTCCAGTTCCATGGATGTTAGAAGCTGCAATAGTATTAACATATGTATTGGGAAAATATTTGGATATGTATATTATAGCATTTTTATTAGTTTTTAATGCAATAGTTAGTTTTGTTCAAGAAAATAGAGCGGAAAATGCTGTAGAACTCTTAAAACAGAAGTTGAACGTTAAAGCTAGGGTACTAAGGAATGGAAAGTGGGAAGTTATACCAGCGCGATATTTAGTGCCAGGAGATGTAATTCATGTAAGATTAGGAGATATAGTTCCTGCTGATGTGAAAATTTTTGATGGTAAAGTATCAGTAGATCAATCTGCTCTCACAGGAGAATCAATGCCAGTTTCAAAAACAGTGGGTAACGTAGCTTATTCTGGGTCTATAATAAAAAGAGGCGAAGCTACTGGAGTAGTGATTTTAACTGGAGCTAAGACATATTTTGGAAAGACTACTGAGTTAGTTCAGTCAGCTAAGGCGGAATCTCATTTGGAAAAACTTATTTTAAATATAGTGAAATATTTAATAATTATCGATGTAGTTCTTGTAATAGCATTAACGGTATTTTCAATAATATCAGGAATAAGTATTTCAGACGTATTACCATTTTCATTAATAGTATTGATAGCATCCATACCTGTAGCTTTACCCGCAACCTTTACAATAGCCATGGCACTTGGAGCTGTTGAATTATCAAAAAAGGGTATATTAGTTACTAGGCTAACGGCCTCAGAGGACGCTGCTTCAATGGATGTCTTAAATTTAGATAAAACTGGTACAATAACCGAAAATAGAATGAGAGTAGGAGACCCTATTCCTATGCAGGGTTTTAGTAAAGACGAGGTTGTAAAATATGCATATATGGCTTCTGATGAGGCAAGTCAAGATCCTATAGATAACGCAGTTATAACATGTCTACGAGAAAATAAAATAAATCCAGAGAATTTTGAGAAAATAAGTTTTAAACCATTTGATCCTTCCATAAAAAGAACTGAGGCTATAGTAAATTATAATGGTAAAATATTAAGAGTAGTTAAAGGTGCACCGCAAGTTATAGCATCCATGGCCGAGCTAAATAATATTGGAGATTATAATAAGACTTTGGAAGATTTATCGTCTAGAGGTTTTAGGACAATATCTGTTGCAATAGGAGATAAAGAAGGTAAACTAAAAGTAGTAGGTATTCTTCCACTCTATGATAGACCTAGACCAGATAGTAAAAGCTTTATTCAAGAGATTAAGGCCTTGGGAGTAAAACCGAAGATGGTAACTGGAGATACTAAACTTATTGCAAAAGAAATAGCCAAAGAGGTTGATATAGGAGATACTATATGCAATATAAATGATATAAAAGAAATTCCAGATGAACATGAAAAAGTAAAGAAAATAGAGGAATGTAATGTATTTTCTGAAGTTTATCCAGAGGATAAATATTTCATAGTTAAAACTTTACAAAAAGCAGGACATTACGTAGGAATGACGGGTGACGGAGTAAATGATGCTCCTGCACTAAAACAAGCTGAAGTAGGGATAGCTGTGGCTAACGCTACAGATGTGGCAAAAGCGTCTGCAAGTATGGTATTAACACATGAGGGACTTACAGATATAGTAGAATCTATAAAAACTGGAAGAAAAATTTATCAAAGGATGTTAACATATACAATAAATAAAATAATTAAAACATTACAAGTTGTATTATTTCTAACATTATCTTTCTTTATAGTGAGATTCTTTGTAACTACTCCCTTTGATATAATATTATTATTGTTTGCTAACGATTTCGTTACTATGTCTATAGCTACTGATAATGTAAGATATTCACAACATCCAGAAAGATGGAGTGCCAAAAAATTAATTATAGCATCATTGATTTTAGCTTTTCTTGTAGTAGTTGAGTCATTTTTCGCTTTATGGGTTTCGCTGTATCAAGGATTATCAATAAACGAAATTCATACATTCATTTTCGATATGTTAGTATTTAGTGGTCAATTTACCGTATATATGGTTAGGGAAAGAAGAAGTATGTGGGCTTCTATGCCAAGTAAATTTTTGCTGACTTCAAGTATAGCAGATATAATATTTATTACTCTTATCTCATTGTTAGGGATTTTCGTTACTCCTCTACCGCTATTTTATATTCTAGAAGTTTTAGCAATAACATTCTTATTTACTGTTGGAATAGATCTAATAAAGAATATTTCATTTAAGACTGTTGGAATCTAA
- a CDS encoding ATP-binding cassette domain-containing protein, whose translation MLKYNCITSEKLRCFDAEISDNMYLGVLGQRDSGKEDLIYLTLRLKNKISGSIILDGVDIFSLSEEEMNAIRWSKISAVFYDPYSMFNPIYNVASHFAEIAISHNFGDFHFSEEIAKEYLKILGAKEDLVYRHPLQLSPLEAKKISIALASFMEPKYIIVDDIEFGLNDNGRAIIINSLIDLMQIVKSSFIILDNDPAVISRLADYVIVIYKGEKVEEGSDVLYDHYHPYTTDLISGNIRERNIIGNGCVYSENCAFSSYKCKSNKPEEVKVGNNKVKCFLYPWET comes from the coding sequence ATGCTAAAATATAATTGTATAACTTCAGAAAAATTAAGGTGTTTTGATGCAGAAATTTCCGACAATATGTATCTAGGAGTTCTAGGTCAAAGAGATAGCGGTAAGGAGGACCTAATATATCTTACTTTAAGGCTGAAAAACAAGATATCTGGAAGTATAATACTTGATGGAGTTGATATATTTTCATTATCAGAAGAAGAAATGAATGCAATACGATGGAGTAAAATATCTGCAGTTTTTTATGATCCTTACTCTATGTTTAATCCTATCTATAATGTGGCTTCCCACTTCGCTGAAATAGCCATATCACATAATTTTGGAGATTTTCATTTTTCAGAAGAGATCGCTAAGGAATATCTAAAAATTCTTGGAGCAAAAGAAGATCTGGTATACAGACATCCTCTTCAACTTTCACCATTAGAAGCTAAGAAAATTTCAATAGCGTTAGCATCTTTTATGGAACCTAAGTATATAATAGTAGATGACATAGAGTTTGGTCTTAATGATAATGGGAGAGCTATTATAATTAATTCTTTAATAGATTTAATGCAGATAGTAAAGTCTAGTTTCATAATTCTTGATAACGATCCTGCCGTAATATCTAGGCTTGCCGACTATGTTATTGTAATATATAAAGGAGAAAAAGTGGAAGAAGGTAGTGACGTATTATATGATCATTATCATCCATACACAACTGATTTAATTTCTGGGAATATAAGAGAAAGGAATATTATAGGAAATGGTTGTGTATATAGCGAAAATTGTGCATTTTCAAGTTATAAATGCAAGAGCAATAAACCAGAAGAAGTTAAGGTAGGAAATAACAAAGTTAAATGTTTTCTTTATCCGTGGGAGACATGA
- the dcd gene encoding dCTP deaminase, translating into MLSHQSIYSLMIKNISDESVRENGYDLRICGDKYYEVTGEIIIPDKKASLKEHQFKDYAEMEPLKTYLFETCEEIEMPNDTAGLMTLRSTLARNGFLTPPTVIDAGYKGKITIALTSLNKAKIKKESRVIHLIFIKLDKPTEMLYNGSYQGGKII; encoded by the coding sequence ATGTTAAGCCATCAATCTATTTACTCTCTTATGATAAAAAATATTTCAGACGAAAGCGTAAGAGAAAATGGATACGATTTAAGGATATGCGGAGACAAATATTACGAAGTCACTGGAGAAATAATAATTCCTGACAAAAAGGCTTCTCTTAAAGAACATCAATTTAAGGATTATGCTGAAATGGAACCTCTTAAGACGTATCTTTTTGAAACATGTGAGGAAATAGAAATGCCTAACGATACTGCAGGTTTAATGACACTTAGAAGCACTCTAGCACGTAATGGATTTTTAACACCTCCAACTGTTATTGATGCAGGATATAAGGGAAAAATAACAATAGCCCTAACGTCTTTAAATAAAGCTAAAATAAAAAAAGAATCTAGAGTTATACATTTAATTTTTATAAAATTAGATAAACCTACGGAAATGCTATATAACGGAAGTTATCAAGGAGGTAAGATAATTTAA